The sequence ACATGATTCAGtaagtattgattttttttttctttaaggCCTTCAATAAATGAAGGCGTTCTGTGGTGACACTACGCTTTCATTGATTGACTGTCATGCATTCTCCAGATCCGATCAACCGAACGTCGGTATGCTCACCAAACCAACCGTCGTTAAGAATCCATCCAAACTGACGGAAGCTGATATGGGAGGACCGGAAGGAACGTTCGACATTTTTCTGTGCAAGCATTGTCCGGCGCGCTATCGAACTCTGAAAGACTTCAAGACCCATTCGGAGCTCTTCACTGGTCATCGGCTGTTAAAGAATTGCACCTTTTGTGAGAATGAATTCACCGACGAGGCCGCCTACAACAATCACATAAATACGCACAATCCCGAAAAGCTTTTCCGGTGCAATAAATGCATCGGATCGGCGAGCAACTTTGAAGATTTGGAGCAACTTGTTGAGCATCGTAGAAAGGTACATCCTACCGAGATTAGTTGGCTGTTCAGATGTTGTAAAGTTTGCAAAAAAGCAGTATTTGGTCCCACGATGGGACAGCATAGAGCTTTTCACCGGTTGAATACCCAATTCCAATGTCCTGAATGCAATACCTTCATGCCGCTGAGCGAGCGTAAATTCCACGTCCAACAACATCAAAATGAGCAGAATACTCTTCGAAAATGCCGATTTTGTCACGTATTCGAGGTAAAAGAACTCCTCTCGGAACACGAAGCCATCTATCACCCGGAAGAAAGTCCATACATCTGTGTGCTCTGTGGAACAAAGTGCGATACTCAAGAACAGTTAAAGCGTCACGCTGACTTGTCTCATAGCCCGGTGGAATTCAGATCGCTCGGATCGAGCTTGTACAAAACCATCGTGGTCGAGAATGCCGAGTATTATGAGTGTCGAATTTGTCTCGTCGACCACGTCTATCGTGCCGAAATGGTTAAGCACATTCGTTCGGATCACTTGAGAAGACCGCGCCAAAATACGTGCACAATATGTGGTCGCATATTTAGAAGGGCACGTACCCTACTCACACATTTGAAAAAGCTGGAATGCCAACCAGGACAGAATTTGCCTCTCGTGAAGAAACCTTGCTGGGTGTGCAAGAAATGGCTACCGAAGCAAGACCACTTGGAACACTTCAAACGCGAACATGTAGGACagttccccgtcgaatgcgtTCTCTGTGGCCAAGTCTTCAAGGAACAGTACCAACTGGTTCAGCATATAGATGTCAACCACACCAGCGATGAGCGACGGACGTTCATCACGAGGCAACGTGGCTATCAGGTATACGTAGATGGTAAGTATCAGTACTATGAATGCAAACTGTGCTGCCAAGAGTTCACCCATAAAGTGACTTGCGAGGAGCATCTGCAGTCGCACACTTTCGATACTTATTTGAACGACTCGGACATCATTATGGAGATTGATGTAGTAGAAGAATTAAATGATGAAAATAAAGATGATGGAGATCAATGATTGTGAAAATTGAGCCGAGCTTAATACAAAATCGATCACCAAAAATagtatattggttattaaaaacgacagaatatgacattttttgagtgtTACCAGTTTGTTTTGTGAAATTTCCATCGAACTAGCGTTGCAATAATACCTTATTTAAATGCAAATCTGCGAAAGGGATAGAATGAAATCTAGCAAAGCGCGTTAttattcttattattttttatggcggtaaaacaaaaatctgcaaccagacacctgagaggTGTATCTCAGGCTCAGGTAGTGTTGGGATGGATATCATAGAAATTCTTAATAAAACCAGAAACCCTCTGCACTAGTCTTTGTCCTCTGGGCAGAAATGAAGCAATAGGGGAACTCTACCGGTTTTTGCCATGAAGAGATTCTAAACATAGTTGAAGGAGAAACGTACAatttcctaggtttcctgcaaatGAAGGGAATTCGCCACATGATTATCAAGAAGgactgcaggaaaagttcttgcatcgtgtcaacggtattttgaaaagCTTCTTATCGACTGGCAAATAAATGAAGGCGATAAACATGTTTGCCGTGCCCTTGACTGACTTGGAGGTGTTAGatcgagcagtacgagtggcgttcattAAGCATCGCATgtgccatccaaaatcgtccattgagagagtcaccctgccacgtacagtaggaggaagaggcgtcaccgatatacagacactatgtgtttcccagatctaGCAGTTGCGGAGATACTTCGTGGAGAGCCAGAACCGCAACTAgaacgaaatctatcgcgctgtatGTGAAGCTGATCACGGATTCAGTGctctgcatctggcgcaggaagactatcagctgaattgcaacatcaaaactgtcgacgagatgatcgcatcgtggaagcaggagtttcatgggacgcacccccatcaactgaagctggaatatatcgacaaagtgGCGTTTAATACGTGGCTGGTACGGAGTGAACTTTTCTCAGAAACAGacggattcatggtagccatccaggaccgggtaattgcgacgaaaaACTATCGGCACTacatattgcacgaaaacgtgcaGGACCGCTAGGAAGTGCAactcagtaggagagacgatcgagcatatcgtgtccgggtgttcagccttggTCCACaggctgattcagcctatctcggtcgccataacgaagtagccaagattgtgcaccaacagcttgctttaacgCACAATTTGGTTAACCAGTTtatcgcctactacaaatatgtgcctgacctggttctggaaaatagtttcatgAAGCTGTACTGgaatcgcgagatcataacagATTTTCTCATTCGTGATTACGTGTATTACGTGCAGATTATTCTAAGTATACAACACATTTCTGGTTGTGTGCtactgatttattttttcatgagtTTCTATGAGATAGTAAAGGAAATACGAATTGTCCAAATTCCGTATATAGTAGAATAcaaattccgtaaaaaaaaataGCTCTGGCATCACTGCCCATAGGGAATAAAGTGTTTCTGGCTCAGCCACTGGGCGCATGTGTAATCATGACAAGGTTTTATTGCAGGTATAAAACGGTAATGAATAAACCCAACCGAATTGTTGAGGTTATCACGAAAGCCATTTAGCTATTTATCGGCAGATTTTTTGTTATCATAAAAATGACTGTCGCCATATTTGTATAGTGatgaaattcaaattcaaattaaaaaatacatcaattacgataaaataaattatttattgaaGGAATTCAGTTATTTCTGAAGTATTTCAACGAAATCATGGCTACTTCATTCCATACTGCTTGAAATTCAAATGTGTTGAGCAGTTTAGAGAATTATgaaatttaaagttttattgtaaatattctatAATATCGAAGCGCGTTGAttttaagcttctacaaacGCAATATTCACAATAAATGTTGTTGCGTATATAGGCTAGATGTATTAatcgtggctatagcaccagttgtcgcacttgggctttatatgccaaatggccagtcaaatcaccacaaaacaagttcagatcaataaagcatattcatataatacgataacacctttggtctcctccaaaacaagcaaagcataattgcaaagcgcctaatttggccaaccctaaaaattacatatttttcaaaaaactgtcgatcagtttcaacagcggAGAAGCAGATCTCCTGTTAGAGCTAGTAAAATCATCGAAAATTTCCTTATTttggagttatgcgagaaactagccaaattttcaaaacatttccaAAACTGAACCTTgatttaaaattcaaacaatttttattattatttaaacaaattttattattactCTTATAATGGTCACGATAACCTCCTATAGAGTATCAACAAATAATATACATGTTTTATCGCAGTTTTATTACTACCCTCAATACGATTTTATTAACATCTTCTAGATTGGTCCATTGACCCAGCACATGTAGTTGCCAAGCTTCCACATGACAGTGTACTGGAGTGTGGGACTCTCACCCACTAAACCCTCCTTGGACTCCAACCCTAATTTCCTCCCGGGACAGCtttccagcattacttctgaaGGATAGGCTGTACTTAATGTACTCATTTACACAAGCACCCATACCATTTGAGACCTACTTGGATGCTCAATCTAACACTTCACTACCATGCCTCGAGGAGTTGTTAGCGGTAACTGACTGGGCCAacagatactacgctacgacactccttccTCAGCACAGGCCGATCACTTACTCTTCTGTCAAAGCAgaccacgcgctaccctaccgaagtaggggcACTCCCAGTGCACCACATGTGCCTCACTGTGAGTGTGTGGATTCAACCCACTCAAAATTTCACTCGCCCCAAGTGAGTCTTATTTCGGTGCTCACCCTAACACAtggcatgcctcgaggtgtcaataaaGGATACTAGGCTACgtcactcctgcctcagcatgcgCAGTCCACACTCAAGCTTCTGAATTCTGGGATCCGTACGGGCAGAACAGTAATAAAACCAGGCCAATACGATAAAAAATGACGAAATGGCagcaatttgaattttattccttcacTCAAGACGATACGGGTTAAACGtctccgccatcttggatttttgcatGAGACCGCCACCGAGTTCGTCTACGATTTGCACAGAAAACTGTATT comes from Armigeres subalbatus isolate Guangzhou_Male chromosome 2, GZ_Asu_2, whole genome shotgun sequence and encodes:
- the LOC134216923 gene encoding zinc finger protein 84-like encodes the protein MVFTWCSVPLCKNLASPYKDHQFYPFPTDPNLRLRWIQITKYSKEIVGREAVCCLHFTKDNFEYCKQTNSYVLKSSALPNQYLPKTGESDSFPFTPNKGRITKQDAGLHFSELLRKLRESVPATVSKPKSTYLSNKDLEVRKKLKEDPYIREYVMKEAFPNLNYEALSLLLKKVTDPNGKVTINHSSAKHVISLTYQTAGDLEASDELNARNMVHLARDEPQASRMRPRELADELDFTGQISFTEKFPNIYRDNYFDIWPTQRRKRGKVEVVPDSDEQAERSKSKPYVYKVCYKCCKLVPNEVIPVHLQMCDFRMSQCTTCFAGFLSPTELHDHIKASHPDALNETATTGPYQCGKCDNTYFKLPMLEKHISEHQKIIQGSKFECGLCTSVFADMTDLTTHFINEHEIRQDVAMVAPNDARTATKEVTPLVYKCGFCGEHFGHSQAVADHLKEKHGNDMIQSDQPNVGMLTKPTVVKNPSKLTEADMGGPEGTFDIFLCKHCPARYRTLKDFKTHSELFTGHRLLKNCTFCENEFTDEAAYNNHINTHNPEKLFRCNKCIGSASNFEDLEQLVEHRRKVHPTEISWLFRCCKVCKKAVFGPTMGQHRAFHRLNTQFQCPECNTFMPLSERKFHVQQHQNEQNTLRKCRFCHVFEVKELLSEHEAIYHPEESPYICVLCGTKCDTQEQLKRHADLSHSPVEFRSLGSSLYKTIVVENAEYYECRICLVDHVYRAEMVKHIRSDHLRRPRQNTCTICGRIFRRARTLLTHLKKLECQPGQNLPLVKKPCWVCKKWLPKQDHLEHFKREHVGQFPVECVLCGQVFKEQYQLVQHIDVNHTSDERRTFITRQRGYQVYVDGKYQYYECKLCCQEFTHKVTCEEHLQSHTFDTYLNDSDIIMEIDVVEELNDENKDDGDQ